In one Vicugna pacos chromosome 22, VicPac4, whole genome shotgun sequence genomic region, the following are encoded:
- the CELF5 gene encoding CUGBP Elav-like family member 5 isoform X4 has product MARPIQVKPADSESRGGDRKLFVGMLNKQQSEEDVLRLFQPFGVIDECTVLRGPDGSSKGCAFVKFSSHTEAQAAIHALHGSQTMPGASSSLVVKFADTDKERTLRRMQQMVGQLGILTPSLTLPFSPYSAYAQALMQQQTTVLSTSGSYLSPGVAFSPCHIQQIGAVSLNGLPATPIAPASGLHSPPLLGTAAVPSLVAPITNGFAGVVPFPGGHPALETVYANGLVPYPAQSPTVAETLHPAFSGVQQYTAMYPTAAITPIAHSVPQPPPLLQQQQREGPEGCNLFIYHLPQEFGDTELTQMFLPFGNIISSKVFMDRATNQSKCFGFVSFDNPASAQTAIQAMNGFQIGMKRLKVQLKRPKDPGHPY; this is encoded by the exons ATGGCGCGGCCAATCCAGGTGAAGCCTGCGGACAGTGAAAGCCGTGGAG GGGACCGGAAGCTGTTTGTGGGGATGCTGAACAAGCAGCAGTCGGAGGAGGACGTGCTGCGGCTGTTCCAGCCCTTCGGGGTCATCGACGAGTGCACCGTGCTCCGGGGTCCTGATGGGAGCAGCAAAG GCTGTGCCTTTGTGAAGTTCTCCTCCCACACGGAGGCTCAGGCGGCCATCCACGCCCTGCATGGCAGCCAGACCATGCCG GGTGCCTCCTCCAGCCTGGTGGTCAAGTTTGCCGATACGGACAAGGAGCGGACGCTGCGGCGCATGCAGCAGATGGTGGGCCAGCTGGGCATCCTGACGCCGTCCCTCACCCTGCCCTTCAGCCCCTACAGTGCCTACGCCCAGGCT ctcaTGCAGCAGCAGACGACGGTCCTGTCCACCTCAGGCAGCTACCTGAGCCCCGGCGTGGCCTTCTCACCCTGCCACATCCAGCAGATTGGCGCCGTCAGCCTTAATGGGCTGCCTGCCACACCCATCGCCCCTGCCTCTG GACTGCACTCCCCCCCGCTGCTCGGCACCGCCGCCGTGCCCAGCCTCGTGGCTCCCATCACCAATGGCTTCGCCGGCGTCGTGCCCTTCCCTGGCGGGCACCCTGCCCTAGAAACCGTATACGCCAATGGCCTTGTGCCCTACCCAG CTCAGAGCCCGACGGTGGCTGAGACCCTCCACCCTGCCTTCTCTGGAGTCCAGCAGTACACAG CCATGTACCCCACCGCGGCCATCACGCCCATCGCGCACAGCGTCCCCCAGCCGCCGCCcctcctgcagcagcagcagcgagaAG GTCCCGAAGGCTGTAACCTGTTTATCTACCACCTCCCCCAGGAGTTTGGAGACACGGAGCTGACGCAGATGTTCCTGCCCTTCGGCAATATCATCTCCTCCAAGGTGTTTATGGATCGGGCCACCAACCAGAGCAAATGTTTTG GCTTCGTGAGCTTTGACAACCCGGCCAGCGCGCAGACCGCCATCCAGGCCATGAACGGCTTTCAGATCGGCATGAAGAGGCTCAAAGTGCAGCTGAAGCGGCCCAAAGATCCGGGACACCCCTACTGA